A single window of Senegalia massiliensis DNA harbors:
- a CDS encoding uracil-xanthine permease family protein — translation MENNTTEINIIYGINDKPKLSKSIPLAFQHILAMFASNITVPLLLSNALGLNSKETTFLIQCALFMAGISTFIQISKKGKIGSGLPIVMGTSNAFIATVLAIGTQFGIEAVLGASLIGGLFEIFIALNLDKLKKIFTPLVSGIVVLSIGMTLIPVGIKQAAGGNGDIGSFKNLFISTTVLITIIIFNQFGSKFTKSSSVLIGLVVGYILSIFMNLIDFTPVLEASWVSFPRPLAYKWVFEPSAIIAMVFMYIATSIETIGDISALTSASEGRDATPEEVKGGVLADGVASAIASFFNAFPNTSYTQNIGVVNLTGVFSRYVVKIGAIILLILALLPKFAAIISIMPEAVLGGGTIAMFSMVMVSGLTLLKNIRFTSRNLLIIAISIGVGVGLNLVPEVTSQFSTNIQLFLTSGVVPASIIAIVLNIVLPKDEIKGEV, via the coding sequence ATGGAGAATAATACAACAGAAATCAATATTATTTATGGTATAAATGATAAACCTAAGTTATCAAAAAGTATTCCTTTGGCATTTCAACATATATTAGCTATGTTTGCATCAAATATTACAGTCCCATTATTGTTATCAAATGCATTAGGATTAAATTCAAAGGAAACTACTTTTTTAATACAATGCGCCTTATTTATGGCTGGAATATCTACTTTCATTCAGATAAGTAAAAAGGGTAAAATAGGTTCAGGTTTACCTATTGTAATGGGAACAAGCAATGCTTTTATTGCAACAGTTTTAGCAATAGGAACACAATTTGGTATAGAAGCAGTACTTGGTGCAAGTCTTATTGGGGGATTATTTGAAATTTTTATAGCTTTAAATTTAGATAAACTCAAAAAAATTTTTACTCCATTAGTTTCTGGTATTGTAGTTTTGAGTATAGGGATGACTCTCATTCCTGTTGGTATAAAACAAGCTGCAGGAGGAAATGGAGACATAGGTAGTTTCAAAAATTTATTTATATCTACTACTGTATTAATTACTATAATTATATTTAATCAGTTTGGTAGTAAATTTACAAAATCTTCATCTGTATTAATAGGGCTTGTAGTAGGTTATATTTTATCTATTTTTATGAATTTAATTGATTTCACACCGGTTTTAGAAGCATCTTGGGTATCATTTCCAAGACCTCTAGCATATAAATGGGTGTTTGAACCTTCTGCTATAATAGCAATGGTATTTATGTATATAGCTACTTCAATAGAAACTATTGGAGATATATCTGCTCTTACTAGTGCATCTGAGGGTAGAGATGCTACTCCAGAAGAAGTAAAAGGTGGAGTTTTAGCAGATGGAGTAGCAAGTGCAATTGCTTCATTTTTTAATGCTTTTCCAAACACATCATATACTCAAAATATTGGCGTAGTAAATTTGACTGGAGTATTTAGTAGATATGTGGTAAAGATAGGAGCAATTATACTATTAATATTAGCACTACTTCCAAAGTTTGCAGCGATTATTTCAATAATGCCAGAAGCTGTACTAGGTGGTGGAACAATTGCAATGTTTTCTATGGTAATGGTTTCTGGACTTACTTTACTTAAAAATATTAGATTTACTAGTAGAAATTTATTGATAATTGCTATCTCTATAGGTGTAGGTGTAGGGCTTAATCTAGTTCCAGAAGTTACTTCTCAATTTTCAACAAATATTCAATTATTTTTAACTTCAGGAGTTGTTCCTGCATCAATAATTGCAATAGTATTAAATATTGTGTTACCAAAAGATGAAATTAAAGGTGAGGTATAA
- a CDS encoding DUF2877 domain-containing protein has translation MSTNKIKGLYLDRDFQYFLKEKNIQGDIHSIFDKVVNIQSDNGTLYTISNNKTDNAPYTLKVDYNGSFKDIVFEDQNIIKNKDNLFIGNIEIDLSSAELWNVEREKIQSFSTEYIKKNIGIFNMMIQSMGSSGGCKYYYLKNFLGIENNSDSLIERELSKKIDDFYMKIKQDNIQETDIRGLIGLGMGLTPSGDDFLTGFMAAITIFNKNNDLFHKIKDLIPLDTKSTTDVSRAMLKAATQEKFREYLNDFIYSFLYNNSDKYLKSFKNLLTIGSSSGTDMSIGVVLGFLFTIDENEMEEF, from the coding sequence ATGAGCACTAATAAAATTAAAGGATTATATTTAGATAGAGACTTCCAATATTTTTTAAAGGAAAAAAATATTCAAGGTGATATTCATAGTATATTTGACAAAGTAGTAAATATTCAATCTGATAATGGTACGCTTTATACAATTTCAAATAATAAAACAGATAATGCACCATATACTTTAAAAGTAGATTATAATGGTAGTTTTAAAGATATAGTATTTGAAGATCAAAATATAATTAAAAATAAAGATAATTTATTTATAGGAAATATAGAAATTGATTTATCTAGTGCAGAATTATGGAATGTAGAAAGAGAAAAAATACAAAGCTTTTCTACTGAATATATAAAGAAAAATATAGGTATTTTTAATATGATGATACAAAGCATGGGCAGTAGTGGTGGATGTAAATATTATTATTTAAAAAACTTTTTAGGTATAGAAAATAATTCAGATAGTTTAATAGAAAGGGAACTTTCTAAAAAAATAGATGATTTTTATATGAAAATTAAACAAGATAATATCCAAGAGACAGATATTAGAGGATTAATAGGACTTGGAATGGGCCTTACTCCTTCTGGAGATGATTTTTTAACAGGATTTATGGCAGCTATAACCATATTTAATAAGAATAATGATTTATTTCATAAAATAAAGGATTTAATACCTTTAGATACAAAATCTACAACTGATGTAAGTAGAGCAATGTTAAAAGCAGCAACTCAAGAAAAGTTTAGGGAATATTTAAATGATTTTATATATTCATTTTTATATAACAATAGTGATAAATATTTGAAATCTTTTAAAAATCTTTTAACTATAGGATCTTCTTCTGGAACAGATATGAGTATAGGCGTAGTATTAGGATTTTTATTTACAATTGATGAAAATGAAATGGAGGAATTTTAA
- a CDS encoding amidohydrolase family protein: MKVLFKNCYMPFKNEIQDIYIKDGYIEKIDSNIDNITVDKIIDVDKKIVINGFVDSHMHLDKALIGEKVSNQSGTLNEAIEIMTNYKENMSESDIKDRARKTLELAYENGTRYLRTHVDVDEIIGLKGIHAILELKEEFKEKIDIQIVAFPQEGFIENLNNYKYLEDALKLGTDIVGGIPAIEKKPKEHIDMIFELAKKYNKDIDMHIDETDDSDTLTVKYLADKTIDENYQGRVVAGHCCSLSANKLEDIKNILSLIKKAKIGIVTLPSTNLYLQGRNDDKNYRRGITRVKDLLEKGIDVSIGSDNIRDPFNPFGNGNLLEEALIGAHGSHMGGIDDLSNIFDMISIIPSSLFNNNYEVKEKQRARFIVINTNKKHKAIIERSNIWGHFKKEEFKWNY; encoded by the coding sequence ATGAAAGTTTTATTTAAAAATTGTTATATGCCTTTTAAAAACGAAATTCAAGATATATATATTAAAGATGGATATATTGAAAAAATTGATTCTAATATAGACAATATAACAGTAGATAAGATAATAGATGTAGATAAAAAGATTGTTATTAATGGATTTGTAGATAGTCATATGCATTTGGATAAAGCTTTAATCGGAGAGAAGGTTTCTAATCAATCGGGAACTTTAAATGAAGCCATAGAAATAATGACTAATTATAAAGAAAATATGTCTGAATCTGATATAAAAGATAGAGCTAGAAAAACTTTAGAACTTGCATATGAAAATGGTACTAGATATTTAAGAACTCATGTAGATGTTGATGAAATAATAGGGTTGAAAGGTATTCATGCTATTTTAGAACTTAAAGAGGAATTCAAAGAAAAAATTGATATTCAAATAGTTGCATTTCCTCAAGAAGGGTTTATAGAAAATCTGAATAATTATAAATATCTAGAAGATGCTCTGAAGCTTGGAACAGATATAGTAGGTGGTATACCAGCTATAGAGAAAAAGCCTAAAGAACATATTGATATGATATTTGAATTAGCTAAAAAATATAATAAAGATATTGATATGCATATTGATGAGACTGATGATTCAGATACACTTACTGTTAAATATCTAGCTGATAAAACTATAGATGAAAATTATCAAGGCAGAGTAGTAGCAGGACATTGTTGTAGTTTATCAGCAAATAAATTAGAAGATATTAAAAATATTTTATCTTTAATCAAGAAGGCAAAAATTGGTATAGTTACACTTCCCTCTACTAATTTATATTTACAAGGAAGAAATGATGATAAAAATTATAGAAGAGGAATAACAAGGGTAAAAGATTTACTTGAAAAAGGTATAGATGTAAGTATAGGTTCTGATAACATAAGAGATCCATTTAACCCTTTTGGGAATGGAAATTTATTAGAGGAAGCTCTTATAGGTGCTCATGGGTCACATATGGGTGGTATAGATGATTTATCTAATATATTTGATATGATTTCTATTATTCCTTCCTCTTTATTCAATAATAATTATGAAGTCAAAGAAAAACAAAGAGCAAGATTTATTGTTATAAATACAAATAAAAAACACAAGGCAATAATAGAAAGATCAAATATATGGGGTCATTTTAAAAAGGAGGAATTTAAATGGAATTATTAA
- a CDS encoding ring-opening amidohydrolase, with the protein MMDVNIYRVPMSGPEDVSGLKKLVDSGEIKPEEIVAVLGKTEGNGCVNDFTRGYATQSFKLYLSRELDKSMDEIGETVAFVMSGGTEGVMSPHATIFTKKQVEAEERDEKSLALSVGFTKEFLPEEMGRMEMVKEVKRVVLELMKETGIENKEDVHFVQIKTPLLTSDRINDAYSRGKDVAVEDTYKSMGYTRGASALGVAIALGEIEESKVTNESILHDWNLYSNIASTSAGVELLNCEIILLGNSKKSVSQYKIGHSVMKDSIDLEAVIESMNDAGLGVDKLPTEEQKNRIVNILAKAEASPDGYVRNRRTTMLTDSDINHTRQARSVVNAVISSIVGDPMVYVSGGAEHQGPAGGGPIATIIEK; encoded by the coding sequence ATGATGGATGTAAATATTTACAGAGTACCAATGTCAGGACCAGAGGATGTTTCTGGACTTAAAAAATTAGTAGATAGTGGTGAAATAAAACCAGAGGAAATAGTGGCAGTTCTTGGCAAAACAGAAGGTAATGGTTGTGTAAATGACTTTACTAGAGGATATGCTACTCAAAGCTTTAAACTTTATCTGTCTAGAGAATTAGATAAATCAATGGATGAAATAGGTGAAACTGTAGCATTTGTAATGAGTGGTGGTACAGAAGGTGTTATGTCACCACATGCAACTATTTTTACTAAAAAGCAAGTAGAGGCAGAGGAAAGAGATGAAAAATCATTAGCTTTAAGTGTTGGATTTACTAAAGAGTTCTTACCAGAAGAAATGGGAAGAATGGAAATGGTAAAGGAAGTAAAAAGAGTTGTATTAGAATTAATGAAAGAAACAGGAATAGAAAATAAAGAAGATGTTCACTTTGTACAAATTAAAACTCCTTTATTAACTTCAGATAGAATAAATGATGCATATTCTAGAGGTAAAGATGTAGCTGTAGAAGATACTTATAAGTCTATGGGTTATACAAGAGGAGCATCAGCATTAGGTGTTGCCATTGCTTTAGGTGAAATAGAAGAATCAAAAGTTACAAATGAATCTATATTACATGATTGGAATCTTTATTCAAATATAGCTTCAACTTCAGCAGGTGTTGAACTATTAAACTGTGAAATAATCCTTTTAGGAAATTCTAAAAAATCAGTAAGTCAATATAAAATAGGACATAGTGTTATGAAGGATTCAATAGACTTAGAAGCAGTGATAGAATCTATGAATGATGCAGGTCTTGGAGTAGATAAACTTCCAACAGAAGAACAAAAAAATAGAATAGTAAATATATTAGCAAAAGCTGAAGCATCTCCTGATGGATATGTAAGAAATAGAAGAACTACAATGCTTACAGATTCTGATATAAATCATACAAGACAAGCAAGATCTGTAGTAAATGCTGTAATATCTTCTATAGTAGGAGATCCTATGGTATATGTTTCTGGAGGAGCAGAGCACCAAGGACCTGCAGGTGGTGGACCAATAGCTACAATAATAGAGAAGTAA